One stretch of Oncorhynchus clarkii lewisi isolate Uvic-CL-2024 chromosome 3, UVic_Ocla_1.0, whole genome shotgun sequence DNA includes these proteins:
- the LOC139404468 gene encoding sentrin-specific protease 7-like isoform X6 — protein MMDHKRALTISLAVDKVDNSQMGSPLKIPKILLSSELRCGNEESQIHWTQIAGNGIKLQKSCQQNGSISLDHGQAALAQAAMNCTQLQLVLTDVLKTEQGQAYLDRKMRGKMTGTGERKRESPMGCGQRRVSQCSREGREDCRDFIAHTKRPHDHPTPTSTPTRKERRSHHRGGSEEDEEVKELLIGEENIKDQRCTDSSVSGRHSSREPLEEVTFTEGDMHQEKPYPQSTRTRNADSGSSESTHVERESCRRESGLYSNGQVKDGGMNDGVAEGLTTDASRSSRGSVLHLSREARGGGGLPPKQLCLGGTGGIDTNVASIEVEVDPSNFDGTPMVVTVGEDREVASSSNPSCGGVKERRGTLSSSQDRTPKLSPVEPIVLSSDEEVVTPSHSSVLWPQTSECESQRNHAQEDNVVEETDFQVMPVVVTGFGVASFPSTEDSESMALPFSALHCGGVRGESSGNLMITNHRIIIPIKGQASPFLLLTLHAPLEGVEGALLRSILDIICLNNVDTACLWGNAPINEAVDLHSPLLSLDDSLALIGRTGLDHQLLSLLGQNNAEPVTEPDQDRDTPGPNLDTVEGESQTPPETEVQAEQQTEEEEKREAESVPLAEESPVQPRPVYTVCHSRTRGSYSVFLGPKPGSNWTRYKHQGPTRRLIQFPPPPSKGGIAVTTEDLECLDNGQFLNDVIIDFYLKYLLLERVPQDVADRAHVFSSFFYRQLTRRDNASEDSTSVSAQRRRHQRVKTWTRHVDIFQKDFLFVPVNQEAHWYLVVICFPGLEEPQCEEGSSPASLRGTGGEKPDEAQAEEEASGSKKLNGISEVTPESISTDNQDKLPVTVSNGVVQSESVLQPPPGPLDCTEKTCHRETICKRPCILIMNSLKFSLHERVFKLLREYLQSEWELRRGSVREFSSEQMRGSHCKVPLQDNSSDCGLYLLQYVESFLQDPVVHFELPLCLERWFPRQQVRRKRDEIRDLVLHLYRHQRDTVGSIGNMGNVVS, from the exons ATGATGGACCATAAGAGAGCACTCACCATTTCACTGGCCGTTGACAAGGTGGATAACTCTCAA ATGGGAAGTCCACTAAAAATTCCCAAGATCCTTCTTTCTTCAGAGTTGAGATGTGGGAATGAAGAGTCACAG ATTCACTGGACCCAGATTGCTGGAAATGGAATCAAACTCCAAAAGTCTTGTCAGCAGAATGGATCCATCTCTTTGGATCACGGCCAAGCGGCTTTAGCCCAAGCGGCAATGAACTG CACGCAGCTCCAGTTGGTCCTCACGGACGTCCTGAAGACGGAACAGGGGCAGGCCTACCTAGACAGGAAGATGCGTGGCAAGATGACAGGaactggagagaggaagagagagtcaCCGATGGGGTGCGGGCAAAGGAGGGTGTCTCAGTGtagcagagaggggagggaggattGTAGAGATTTTATAGCACACACAAAGAGACCCCATGACCACCCCACTCCCACCTCGACCCCGACCCGCAAGGAGAGGAG GTCACACCACAGAGGGGGGTCAGAGGAAGACGAGGAGGTGAAGGAACTTTTAATAGGAGAGGAAAACATCAAAGACCAGAGATGCA CAGACAGTAGTGTGTCAGGGAGGCACAGTTCACGGGAACCCCTGGAGGAGGTGACCTTTACTGAGGGGGACATGCACCAGGAAAAGCCTTACCCACAATCCACCAGGACTAGGAATGCAGATTCAGGTTCAAGCGAATCCACACATGTTGAG AGGGAGAGTTGTAGGAGGGAGTCTGGGCTCTACAGTAATGGACAggtgaaggatggagggatgaatgatGGAGTGGCAGAGGGCTTGACCACAGACGCCTCCAGGAGCTCCCGAGGGAGCGTGCTGCACCTCTCCAGGGAGGCCAGAGGCGGGGGAGGACTGCCCCCCAAACAGCTGTGTCTCGGGGGGACGGGGGGCATAGACACTAATGTAGCATCCATAGAAGTAGAGGTGGACCCCTCAAACTTTGATGGGACCCCGATGGTAGTCACTGTGGGGGAAGACAGGGAAGTTGCCAGCTCCTCTAACCCCAGCTGTGGAGGggttaaggagaggagaggaaccctGTCCTCCAGCCAGGATAGGACGCCCAAACTCAGTCCTGTTGAACCTA TCGTTCTCTCCAGTGATGAGGAGGTAGTCACCCCGTCCCACAGTTCAGTCCTCTGGCCACAGACTAGTGAGTGTGAGTCCCAGAGAAACCATGCTCAGGAAGACAACGTGGTGGAAGAGACAGACTTTCAG gtgatgCCTGTGGTGGTGACAGGGTTTGGGGTGGCCAGTTTCCCCAGCACCGAGGACTCTGAGAGTATGGCCCTACCCTTCTCTGCCCTGCACTGTGGGGGGGTCCGAGGGGAGTCCAGCGGAAACCTCATG ATCACAAACCACAGAATCATCATACCAATTAAAG GCCAGGCCAGTCCCTTCCTCCTGCTGACTCTGCATGCCCCTCTGGAGGGGGTGGAAGGGGCTCTACTTCGCTCCATCCTCGACATCATCTGTCTCAACAACGTCGACACTGCATGTCTCTGGGGGAACGCTCCCATCAACGAGGCAGTGGACCTCCACAGTCCCCTCCTGTCATTGGATGACAGTCTGGCACTGATCGGTAGAACCGGACTAGACCACCAGCTGCTCTCCCTACTGGGACAGAACAATGCCGAGCCTGTCACAGAACCCGACCAAGACAGAGACACACCTGGGCCAAATCTGGACACTGTGGAGGGAGAGTCACAGACACCACCGGAGACAGAGGTACAGGCAGAGcaacagacagaggaggaggagaagagggaggcagagagtgtACCCCTCGCTGAG GAGAGTCCAGTCCAGCCCAGACCCGTGTACACAGTGTGTCACAGCAGAACCAGAGGCTCCTACTCTGTGTTCCTGGGCCCGAAGCCAGGCTCCAACTGGACCCGATACAAGCACCAGGGCCCCACACGCAG GTTGATCCAGTTTCCTCCACCGCCTTCCAAAGGAGGGATCGCCGTGACAACAGAAGATCTGGAGTGCCTTGACAACGGCCAGTTTCTGAATGATGTCATCATCGACTTCTACCTCAA GTATCTGCTTCTGGAGAGGGTTCCGCAGGATGTGGCTGATCGCGCTCACGTCTTCAGCAGCTTCTTCTACAGGCAGCTCACTCGCCGAGACAATGCCAGTGAGGACAGTACCAGCGTctc AGCACAGCGGAGGCGGCATCAGCGGGTGAAGACATGGACACGACATGTGGACATCTTCCAGAAAGACTTCCTGTTTGTGCCTGTCAATCAGga AGCCCACTGGTACCTGGTGGTGATCTGCTTCCCTGGCCTGGAGGAGCCTCAGTGTGAGGAGGGGAGCAGCCCAGCCTCGCTGAGGGGAACAGGGGGAGAGAAGCCAGATGAGGCCCAGGCTGAAGAGGAGGCGTCTGGGTCCAAAAAGCTAAATGGCATCAGTGAAGTCACCCCTGAATCAATTAGCACTGACAACCAGGACAAACTGCCAGTTACAG TTTCAAATGGTGTGGTACAGAGTGAATCAGTACTCCAGCCACCTCCTGGTCCTCTG GACTGCACTGAGAAGACCTGTCACAGAGAGACCATCTGTAAACG ACCCTGTATTCTCATCATGAACTCCCTCAAGTTTTCCCTCCATGAGCGCGTCTTCAAACTCTTACGGGA GTACCTGCAGTCGGAGTGGGAGCTGCGTCGGGGCTCTGTGCGCGAGTTCAGTTCTGAGCAGATGCGAGGCTCTCACTGTAAGGTCCCCCTACAGGACAACAGCAGCGACTGCGGCCTCTACCTGCTGCAGTACGTGGAGAGCTTCCTGCAG GACCCTGTGGTGCACTTTGAACTCCCCCTGTGCCTAGAACGCTGGTTCCCACGGCAACAGGTGAGGAGGAAACGAGACGAGATCAGGGACCTGGTGCTACACCTGTACAGACACCAGAGGGACACGGTGGGGAGTATAGGAAATATGGGAAATGTAGTCAGTTAG
- the LOC139404468 gene encoding sentrin-specific protease 7-like isoform X1, translating to MMDHKRALTISLAVDKVDNSQMGSPLKIPKILLSSELRCGNEESQIHWTQIAGNGIKLQKSCQQNGSISLDHGQAALAQAAMNCTQLQLVLTDVLKTEQGQAYLDRKMRGKMTGTGERKRESPMGCGQRRVSQCSREGREDCRDFIAHTKRPHDHPTPTSTPTRKERRSHHRGGSEEDEEVKELLIGEENIKDQRCTDSSVSGRHSSREPLEEVTFTEGDMHQEKPYPQSTRTRNADSGSSESTHVERESCRRESGLYSNGQVKDGGMNDGVAEGLTTDASRSSRGSVLHLSREARGGGGLPPKQLCLGGTGGIDTNVASIEVEVDPSNFDGTPMVVTVGEDREVASSSNPSCGGVKERRGTLSSSQDRTPKLSPVEPIVLSSDEEVVTPSHSSVLWPQTSECESQRNHAQEDNVVEETDFQVMPVVVTGFGVASFPSTEDSESMALPFSALHCGGVRGESSGNLMITNHRIIIPIKGQVDVMVTVERCQLWKYSIWDREELQERGLGCEVKGEMGQPPPALLLYVSDAQAVAVQEDLRELSIKQALEPPTGQASPFLLLTLHAPLEGVEGALLRSILDIICLNNVDTACLWGNAPINEAVDLHSPLLSLDDSLALIGRTGLDHQLLSLLGQNNAEPVTEPDQDRDTPGPNLDTVEGESQTPPETEVQAEQQTEEEEKREAESVPLAEESPVQPRPVYTVCHSRTRGSYSVFLGPKPGSNWTRYKHQGPTRRLIQFPPPPSKGGIAVTTEDLECLDNGQFLNDVIIDFYLKYLLLERVPQDVADRAHVFSSFFYRQLTRRDNASEDSTSVSAQRRRHQRVKTWTRHVDIFQKDFLFVPVNQEAHWYLVVICFPGLEEPQCEEGSSPASLRGTGGEKPDEAQAEEEASGSKKLNGISEVTPESISTDNQDKLPVTVSNGVVQSESVLQPPPGPLDCTEKTCHRETICKRPCILIMNSLKFSLHERVFKLLREYLQSEWELRRGSVREFSSEQMRGSHCKVPLQDNSSDCGLYLLQYVESFLQDPVVHFELPLCLERWFPRQQVRRKRDEIRDLVLHLYRHQRDTVGSIGNMGNVVS from the exons ATGATGGACCATAAGAGAGCACTCACCATTTCACTGGCCGTTGACAAGGTGGATAACTCTCAA ATGGGAAGTCCACTAAAAATTCCCAAGATCCTTCTTTCTTCAGAGTTGAGATGTGGGAATGAAGAGTCACAG ATTCACTGGACCCAGATTGCTGGAAATGGAATCAAACTCCAAAAGTCTTGTCAGCAGAATGGATCCATCTCTTTGGATCACGGCCAAGCGGCTTTAGCCCAAGCGGCAATGAACTG CACGCAGCTCCAGTTGGTCCTCACGGACGTCCTGAAGACGGAACAGGGGCAGGCCTACCTAGACAGGAAGATGCGTGGCAAGATGACAGGaactggagagaggaagagagagtcaCCGATGGGGTGCGGGCAAAGGAGGGTGTCTCAGTGtagcagagaggggagggaggattGTAGAGATTTTATAGCACACACAAAGAGACCCCATGACCACCCCACTCCCACCTCGACCCCGACCCGCAAGGAGAGGAG GTCACACCACAGAGGGGGGTCAGAGGAAGACGAGGAGGTGAAGGAACTTTTAATAGGAGAGGAAAACATCAAAGACCAGAGATGCA CAGACAGTAGTGTGTCAGGGAGGCACAGTTCACGGGAACCCCTGGAGGAGGTGACCTTTACTGAGGGGGACATGCACCAGGAAAAGCCTTACCCACAATCCACCAGGACTAGGAATGCAGATTCAGGTTCAAGCGAATCCACACATGTTGAG AGGGAGAGTTGTAGGAGGGAGTCTGGGCTCTACAGTAATGGACAggtgaaggatggagggatgaatgatGGAGTGGCAGAGGGCTTGACCACAGACGCCTCCAGGAGCTCCCGAGGGAGCGTGCTGCACCTCTCCAGGGAGGCCAGAGGCGGGGGAGGACTGCCCCCCAAACAGCTGTGTCTCGGGGGGACGGGGGGCATAGACACTAATGTAGCATCCATAGAAGTAGAGGTGGACCCCTCAAACTTTGATGGGACCCCGATGGTAGTCACTGTGGGGGAAGACAGGGAAGTTGCCAGCTCCTCTAACCCCAGCTGTGGAGGggttaaggagaggagaggaaccctGTCCTCCAGCCAGGATAGGACGCCCAAACTCAGTCCTGTTGAACCTA TCGTTCTCTCCAGTGATGAGGAGGTAGTCACCCCGTCCCACAGTTCAGTCCTCTGGCCACAGACTAGTGAGTGTGAGTCCCAGAGAAACCATGCTCAGGAAGACAACGTGGTGGAAGAGACAGACTTTCAG gtgatgCCTGTGGTGGTGACAGGGTTTGGGGTGGCCAGTTTCCCCAGCACCGAGGACTCTGAGAGTATGGCCCTACCCTTCTCTGCCCTGCACTGTGGGGGGGTCCGAGGGGAGTCCAGCGGAAACCTCATG ATCACAAACCACAGAATCATCATACCAATTAAAG GCCAGGTAGATGTGATGGTGACTGTGGAGCGCTGTCAGTTGTGGAAGTACAGCATCTGGGACAGGGAGGAGCTacaggagagagggctggggtgtgAGGTCAAAGGAGAGATGGGGCAGCCTCCCCCCGCCCTCCTCCTCTACGTGTCAGACGCCCAGGCAGTCGCCGTTCAAGAAGACCTGAGGGAGCTGTCAATCAAACAGGCCTTAGAACCACCCACTG GCCAGGCCAGTCCCTTCCTCCTGCTGACTCTGCATGCCCCTCTGGAGGGGGTGGAAGGGGCTCTACTTCGCTCCATCCTCGACATCATCTGTCTCAACAACGTCGACACTGCATGTCTCTGGGGGAACGCTCCCATCAACGAGGCAGTGGACCTCCACAGTCCCCTCCTGTCATTGGATGACAGTCTGGCACTGATCGGTAGAACCGGACTAGACCACCAGCTGCTCTCCCTACTGGGACAGAACAATGCCGAGCCTGTCACAGAACCCGACCAAGACAGAGACACACCTGGGCCAAATCTGGACACTGTGGAGGGAGAGTCACAGACACCACCGGAGACAGAGGTACAGGCAGAGcaacagacagaggaggaggagaagagggaggcagagagtgtACCCCTCGCTGAG GAGAGTCCAGTCCAGCCCAGACCCGTGTACACAGTGTGTCACAGCAGAACCAGAGGCTCCTACTCTGTGTTCCTGGGCCCGAAGCCAGGCTCCAACTGGACCCGATACAAGCACCAGGGCCCCACACGCAG GTTGATCCAGTTTCCTCCACCGCCTTCCAAAGGAGGGATCGCCGTGACAACAGAAGATCTGGAGTGCCTTGACAACGGCCAGTTTCTGAATGATGTCATCATCGACTTCTACCTCAA GTATCTGCTTCTGGAGAGGGTTCCGCAGGATGTGGCTGATCGCGCTCACGTCTTCAGCAGCTTCTTCTACAGGCAGCTCACTCGCCGAGACAATGCCAGTGAGGACAGTACCAGCGTctc AGCACAGCGGAGGCGGCATCAGCGGGTGAAGACATGGACACGACATGTGGACATCTTCCAGAAAGACTTCCTGTTTGTGCCTGTCAATCAGga AGCCCACTGGTACCTGGTGGTGATCTGCTTCCCTGGCCTGGAGGAGCCTCAGTGTGAGGAGGGGAGCAGCCCAGCCTCGCTGAGGGGAACAGGGGGAGAGAAGCCAGATGAGGCCCAGGCTGAAGAGGAGGCGTCTGGGTCCAAAAAGCTAAATGGCATCAGTGAAGTCACCCCTGAATCAATTAGCACTGACAACCAGGACAAACTGCCAGTTACAG TTTCAAATGGTGTGGTACAGAGTGAATCAGTACTCCAGCCACCTCCTGGTCCTCTG GACTGCACTGAGAAGACCTGTCACAGAGAGACCATCTGTAAACG ACCCTGTATTCTCATCATGAACTCCCTCAAGTTTTCCCTCCATGAGCGCGTCTTCAAACTCTTACGGGA GTACCTGCAGTCGGAGTGGGAGCTGCGTCGGGGCTCTGTGCGCGAGTTCAGTTCTGAGCAGATGCGAGGCTCTCACTGTAAGGTCCCCCTACAGGACAACAGCAGCGACTGCGGCCTCTACCTGCTGCAGTACGTGGAGAGCTTCCTGCAG GACCCTGTGGTGCACTTTGAACTCCCCCTGTGCCTAGAACGCTGGTTCCCACGGCAACAGGTGAGGAGGAAACGAGACGAGATCAGGGACCTGGTGCTACACCTGTACAGACACCAGAGGGACACGGTGGGGAGTATAGGAAATATGGGAAATGTAGTCAGTTAG
- the LOC139404468 gene encoding sentrin-specific protease 7-like isoform X2, translating to MMDHKRALTISLAVDKMGSPLKIPKILLSSELRCGNEESQIHWTQIAGNGIKLQKSCQQNGSISLDHGQAALAQAAMNCTQLQLVLTDVLKTEQGQAYLDRKMRGKMTGTGERKRESPMGCGQRRVSQCSREGREDCRDFIAHTKRPHDHPTPTSTPTRKERRSHHRGGSEEDEEVKELLIGEENIKDQRCTDSSVSGRHSSREPLEEVTFTEGDMHQEKPYPQSTRTRNADSGSSESTHVERESCRRESGLYSNGQVKDGGMNDGVAEGLTTDASRSSRGSVLHLSREARGGGGLPPKQLCLGGTGGIDTNVASIEVEVDPSNFDGTPMVVTVGEDREVASSSNPSCGGVKERRGTLSSSQDRTPKLSPVEPIVLSSDEEVVTPSHSSVLWPQTSECESQRNHAQEDNVVEETDFQVMPVVVTGFGVASFPSTEDSESMALPFSALHCGGVRGESSGNLMITNHRIIIPIKGQVDVMVTVERCQLWKYSIWDREELQERGLGCEVKGEMGQPPPALLLYVSDAQAVAVQEDLRELSIKQALEPPTGQASPFLLLTLHAPLEGVEGALLRSILDIICLNNVDTACLWGNAPINEAVDLHSPLLSLDDSLALIGRTGLDHQLLSLLGQNNAEPVTEPDQDRDTPGPNLDTVEGESQTPPETEVQAEQQTEEEEKREAESVPLAEESPVQPRPVYTVCHSRTRGSYSVFLGPKPGSNWTRYKHQGPTRRLIQFPPPPSKGGIAVTTEDLECLDNGQFLNDVIIDFYLKYLLLERVPQDVADRAHVFSSFFYRQLTRRDNASEDSTSVSAQRRRHQRVKTWTRHVDIFQKDFLFVPVNQEAHWYLVVICFPGLEEPQCEEGSSPASLRGTGGEKPDEAQAEEEASGSKKLNGISEVTPESISTDNQDKLPVTVSNGVVQSESVLQPPPGPLDCTEKTCHRETICKRPCILIMNSLKFSLHERVFKLLREYLQSEWELRRGSVREFSSEQMRGSHCKVPLQDNSSDCGLYLLQYVESFLQDPVVHFELPLCLERWFPRQQVRRKRDEIRDLVLHLYRHQRDTVGSIGNMGNVVS from the exons ATGATGGACCATAAGAGAGCACTCACCATTTCACTGGCCGTTGACAAG ATGGGAAGTCCACTAAAAATTCCCAAGATCCTTCTTTCTTCAGAGTTGAGATGTGGGAATGAAGAGTCACAG ATTCACTGGACCCAGATTGCTGGAAATGGAATCAAACTCCAAAAGTCTTGTCAGCAGAATGGATCCATCTCTTTGGATCACGGCCAAGCGGCTTTAGCCCAAGCGGCAATGAACTG CACGCAGCTCCAGTTGGTCCTCACGGACGTCCTGAAGACGGAACAGGGGCAGGCCTACCTAGACAGGAAGATGCGTGGCAAGATGACAGGaactggagagaggaagagagagtcaCCGATGGGGTGCGGGCAAAGGAGGGTGTCTCAGTGtagcagagaggggagggaggattGTAGAGATTTTATAGCACACACAAAGAGACCCCATGACCACCCCACTCCCACCTCGACCCCGACCCGCAAGGAGAGGAG GTCACACCACAGAGGGGGGTCAGAGGAAGACGAGGAGGTGAAGGAACTTTTAATAGGAGAGGAAAACATCAAAGACCAGAGATGCA CAGACAGTAGTGTGTCAGGGAGGCACAGTTCACGGGAACCCCTGGAGGAGGTGACCTTTACTGAGGGGGACATGCACCAGGAAAAGCCTTACCCACAATCCACCAGGACTAGGAATGCAGATTCAGGTTCAAGCGAATCCACACATGTTGAG AGGGAGAGTTGTAGGAGGGAGTCTGGGCTCTACAGTAATGGACAggtgaaggatggagggatgaatgatGGAGTGGCAGAGGGCTTGACCACAGACGCCTCCAGGAGCTCCCGAGGGAGCGTGCTGCACCTCTCCAGGGAGGCCAGAGGCGGGGGAGGACTGCCCCCCAAACAGCTGTGTCTCGGGGGGACGGGGGGCATAGACACTAATGTAGCATCCATAGAAGTAGAGGTGGACCCCTCAAACTTTGATGGGACCCCGATGGTAGTCACTGTGGGGGAAGACAGGGAAGTTGCCAGCTCCTCTAACCCCAGCTGTGGAGGggttaaggagaggagaggaaccctGTCCTCCAGCCAGGATAGGACGCCCAAACTCAGTCCTGTTGAACCTA TCGTTCTCTCCAGTGATGAGGAGGTAGTCACCCCGTCCCACAGTTCAGTCCTCTGGCCACAGACTAGTGAGTGTGAGTCCCAGAGAAACCATGCTCAGGAAGACAACGTGGTGGAAGAGACAGACTTTCAG gtgatgCCTGTGGTGGTGACAGGGTTTGGGGTGGCCAGTTTCCCCAGCACCGAGGACTCTGAGAGTATGGCCCTACCCTTCTCTGCCCTGCACTGTGGGGGGGTCCGAGGGGAGTCCAGCGGAAACCTCATG ATCACAAACCACAGAATCATCATACCAATTAAAG GCCAGGTAGATGTGATGGTGACTGTGGAGCGCTGTCAGTTGTGGAAGTACAGCATCTGGGACAGGGAGGAGCTacaggagagagggctggggtgtgAGGTCAAAGGAGAGATGGGGCAGCCTCCCCCCGCCCTCCTCCTCTACGTGTCAGACGCCCAGGCAGTCGCCGTTCAAGAAGACCTGAGGGAGCTGTCAATCAAACAGGCCTTAGAACCACCCACTG GCCAGGCCAGTCCCTTCCTCCTGCTGACTCTGCATGCCCCTCTGGAGGGGGTGGAAGGGGCTCTACTTCGCTCCATCCTCGACATCATCTGTCTCAACAACGTCGACACTGCATGTCTCTGGGGGAACGCTCCCATCAACGAGGCAGTGGACCTCCACAGTCCCCTCCTGTCATTGGATGACAGTCTGGCACTGATCGGTAGAACCGGACTAGACCACCAGCTGCTCTCCCTACTGGGACAGAACAATGCCGAGCCTGTCACAGAACCCGACCAAGACAGAGACACACCTGGGCCAAATCTGGACACTGTGGAGGGAGAGTCACAGACACCACCGGAGACAGAGGTACAGGCAGAGcaacagacagaggaggaggagaagagggaggcagagagtgtACCCCTCGCTGAG GAGAGTCCAGTCCAGCCCAGACCCGTGTACACAGTGTGTCACAGCAGAACCAGAGGCTCCTACTCTGTGTTCCTGGGCCCGAAGCCAGGCTCCAACTGGACCCGATACAAGCACCAGGGCCCCACACGCAG GTTGATCCAGTTTCCTCCACCGCCTTCCAAAGGAGGGATCGCCGTGACAACAGAAGATCTGGAGTGCCTTGACAACGGCCAGTTTCTGAATGATGTCATCATCGACTTCTACCTCAA GTATCTGCTTCTGGAGAGGGTTCCGCAGGATGTGGCTGATCGCGCTCACGTCTTCAGCAGCTTCTTCTACAGGCAGCTCACTCGCCGAGACAATGCCAGTGAGGACAGTACCAGCGTctc AGCACAGCGGAGGCGGCATCAGCGGGTGAAGACATGGACACGACATGTGGACATCTTCCAGAAAGACTTCCTGTTTGTGCCTGTCAATCAGga AGCCCACTGGTACCTGGTGGTGATCTGCTTCCCTGGCCTGGAGGAGCCTCAGTGTGAGGAGGGGAGCAGCCCAGCCTCGCTGAGGGGAACAGGGGGAGAGAAGCCAGATGAGGCCCAGGCTGAAGAGGAGGCGTCTGGGTCCAAAAAGCTAAATGGCATCAGTGAAGTCACCCCTGAATCAATTAGCACTGACAACCAGGACAAACTGCCAGTTACAG TTTCAAATGGTGTGGTACAGAGTGAATCAGTACTCCAGCCACCTCCTGGTCCTCTG GACTGCACTGAGAAGACCTGTCACAGAGAGACCATCTGTAAACG ACCCTGTATTCTCATCATGAACTCCCTCAAGTTTTCCCTCCATGAGCGCGTCTTCAAACTCTTACGGGA GTACCTGCAGTCGGAGTGGGAGCTGCGTCGGGGCTCTGTGCGCGAGTTCAGTTCTGAGCAGATGCGAGGCTCTCACTGTAAGGTCCCCCTACAGGACAACAGCAGCGACTGCGGCCTCTACCTGCTGCAGTACGTGGAGAGCTTCCTGCAG GACCCTGTGGTGCACTTTGAACTCCCCCTGTGCCTAGAACGCTGGTTCCCACGGCAACAGGTGAGGAGGAAACGAGACGAGATCAGGGACCTGGTGCTACACCTGTACAGACACCAGAGGGACACGGTGGGGAGTATAGGAAATATGGGAAATGTAGTCAGTTAG